The following proteins are co-located in the Candidatus Hydrogenedentota bacterium genome:
- a CDS encoding creatininase family protein, with product MSNPFPVMEHMTVKMVRDYLGQRRSIIIPLGVIEQHGYHLPLNTDALIATHIARRIGERTGILVAPAMHHSFSGGGLPGTINISPAVMSLVLSDMLVSLVSQGFRNFYLLLCHGGSENARALDNAIKVLLRVNPAFEQAMVALLPVWELESDGNTWSGAFREGDWHAGWVETSLVMALEPGLVRLDELALDPEPLLSLQIEHPDNYQHAEKIVDSKFVVPRMTQRPDIRVGVMGYPERASRETGERIVERVVRDGAARILDLESKADGVYKEIPFTPEPLIFDI from the coding sequence ATGAGCAATCCGTTTCCCGTCATGGAGCATATGACCGTCAAGATGGTTCGGGACTATCTCGGGCAACGCCGGTCCATTATCATTCCCCTGGGCGTGATCGAGCAGCACGGGTATCATCTGCCTCTCAATACGGACGCTCTGATCGCCACGCATATCGCGCGGCGCATCGGAGAACGCACAGGGATTCTCGTGGCGCCTGCAATGCACCATTCGTTTTCCGGGGGCGGACTGCCCGGGACCATCAACATCTCCCCCGCTGTCATGTCCCTTGTATTGAGCGACATGCTGGTGTCGCTGGTGTCCCAGGGCTTCCGCAACTTTTACCTGCTCCTGTGCCACGGCGGCAGCGAAAATGCCCGCGCTCTGGATAACGCCATAAAGGTGCTGTTGAGGGTCAATCCGGCATTCGAACAGGCTATGGTAGCTCTCCTGCCGGTTTGGGAACTGGAGAGCGATGGCAACACATGGTCTGGCGCCTTCCGTGAAGGCGACTGGCACGCGGGATGGGTCGAGACCTCGCTGGTGATGGCGCTGGAGCCCGGCCTGGTGCGCTTGGACGAACTGGCGCTGGACCCCGAGCCATTGCTCTCGCTGCAAATCGAGCATCCGGACAATTATCAGCACGCGGAGAAGATCGTGGACAGCAAGTTCGTGGTCCCGCGGATGACCCAGCGTCCCGACATCCGGGTGGGCGTTATGGGGTACCCGGAGCGGGCGTCGCGCGAAACCGGCGAGCGGATCGTCGAACGCGTCGTGCGCGACGGGGCGGCGCGGATCCTGGACTTGGAGTCCAAGGCCGACGGCGTATACAAGGAAATACCGTTCACGCCCGAACCGCTCATTTTTGACATCTGA
- a CDS encoding DegT/DnrJ/EryC1/StrS family aminotransferase translates to MVQLAISGGKPLRTAPFHGWPVFDEAEESALVEVLRSGKWWRFAFGQGVNLAEQAAGERSQVAMFQEEFARHHECRYGIAAANGTATLELGIRALEFDVGDEVIVPAYTYVASATCVLQNNLVPVFVDVDPDTYNIAPGCIEEAITSRTRAIMAVHFGGQPADMDRVLEIARKRRLLVLEDAAHAHGCEWKGRKAGSFGTFSSFSFQASKNMTAGEGGILCTNDQTVAAECDALTWAGRRPGRPWYEFHRLGWNYRMTEFQAALLRVQMTRLAGQNRVRHDNASYLTELLLAMEGVRPLVQDGRVTMNGYHLYIFRYDEKSVGVPRAKFVEALVAEGIPASCGYPFALYKNPMFIEKQFINGAFPLGTAYHGDMDYAAFEARCPVAERACSGEAVWLPQQVFLGTHGDMHDIAAAVAKVLKHKEELA, encoded by the coding sequence ATGGTACAACTCGCAATTTCGGGTGGAAAACCGCTCCGGACCGCCCCGTTTCACGGGTGGCCGGTCTTTGATGAAGCGGAAGAATCGGCGCTGGTGGAAGTGCTTCGAAGCGGCAAGTGGTGGCGGTTCGCGTTTGGGCAGGGGGTCAATCTCGCTGAGCAGGCGGCGGGCGAGCGCAGCCAGGTGGCGATGTTCCAGGAAGAATTCGCGCGGCATCACGAGTGCCGGTACGGGATTGCCGCCGCGAACGGGACCGCCACCCTGGAATTGGGCATTCGCGCGCTTGAGTTCGACGTTGGCGACGAGGTCATCGTCCCCGCATACACGTATGTAGCCAGCGCCACGTGCGTCTTACAGAACAATCTCGTCCCCGTGTTCGTGGACGTCGACCCGGACACCTACAACATCGCTCCCGGATGCATCGAGGAGGCCATCACCAGCCGTACACGCGCCATCATGGCCGTACATTTCGGCGGCCAGCCCGCGGACATGGACCGGGTGCTTGAGATAGCCAGGAAACGCCGCCTGCTTGTGCTCGAAGACGCGGCCCATGCGCACGGATGCGAATGGAAAGGCCGCAAGGCGGGCTCGTTTGGCACGTTCAGCTCATTCAGCTTCCAGGCGAGCAAGAACATGACCGCGGGCGAAGGGGGCATCCTGTGCACGAACGACCAGACCGTTGCCGCCGAGTGTGATGCGTTGACATGGGCCGGGCGGAGACCGGGGCGCCCATGGTACGAGTTTCACCGGCTCGGTTGGAACTACCGCATGACCGAGTTCCAAGCCGCTCTATTGCGCGTGCAAATGACCCGGCTTGCCGGGCAAAACCGCGTCCGCCATGACAATGCCTCATACCTGACCGAGCTGCTGCTCGCCATGGAAGGGGTGAGGCCGCTTGTTCAGGATGGGCGCGTGACCATGAACGGCTATCACCTGTATATCTTCCGTTATGATGAGAAGTCAGTGGGCGTTCCCCGCGCGAAGTTCGTGGAAGCGCTTGTTGCAGAGGGCATCCCGGCATCCTGTGGCTACCCGTTTGCGTTGTACAAGAACCCGATGTTCATCGAGAAACAGTTCATCAACGGGGCCTTTCCTTTAGGTACGGCGTATCACGGCGACATGGACTACGCGGCCTTCGAGGCCCGTTGTCCCGTCGCGGAACGCGCTTGTTCGGGCGAGGCGGTGTGGCTGCCGCAGCAGGTATTCCTGGGAACCCACGGCGATATGCACGACATCGCGGCCGCGGTCGCGAAAGTGCTCAAGCACAAGGAGGAATTGGCATGA